Proteins encoded in a region of the Bactrocera tryoni isolate S06 chromosome 4, CSIRO_BtryS06_freeze2, whole genome shotgun sequence genome:
- the LOC120773406 gene encoding uncharacterized protein LOC120773406, giving the protein MQNERDDLSPILHSLQPQRRHHLNVRSPSQCPEERMKAALESIRNQALNSHSTLMGDIDGFTKVRFAQTKENTFKNWSRHSLSLDHRYNTSVTRKIGLDKQTCNNMSLPQKTMDEKLREIADICRTFKILQSVLKETVNEKNKKEWQDTYNKEYHVIIDFLNSTSNELAININAAHGAYNSTKNCTTINFDHLISDTIIPNYNRNAQVREWLIVVEIISFFQFVITTLNEMICK; this is encoded by the exons ATGCAGAACGAACGTGATGATTTATCGCCTATACTACATAGTCTACAACCGCAACGTCGTCATCACTTGAATGTGCGTTCGCCCAGCCAGTGCCCAGAAGAACGTATGAAAGCAGCTCTAGAAAGTATACGAAATCAAGCGCTTAACTCGCACAGCACGCTTATGGGGGATATTGATGGATTT ACTAAAGTTCGTTTTGCTCAAACTAAAGAGAATACCTTCAAAAACTGGAGCAGACATAGTCTAAGCTTAGATCATCGATATAATACATCGGTCACCCGTAAAATTGGATTGGATAAACAAACATGTAACAATATGAGTTTACCACAAAAAACAATGGATGAAAAATTG CGCGAAATTGCTGACATATGTAGAACATTCAAAATCTTGCAAAGCGTACTCAAAGAAACTGTAAACGAGAAAAACAAGAAGGAATGGCAAGATACATATAATAAAGAATATCATGTTATAATCGACTTTTTGAACAGCACATCCAATGAGCTCGCGATTAATATAAATGCTGCACACGGTGCATACAATAGTACAAAAAACTGCACTACAATAAATTTTGATCACCTTATTAGCGATACCATCATACCCAATTACAACAGAAACGCCCAGGTGAGAGAATGGTTGATAGTTGTGGAAATCATAAGCTTCTTCCAATTTGTAATAACCACACTCAATGAAATGATTTGCAAGTAA